Below is a window of Parcubacteria group bacterium DNA.
TTACCTCACCCCAGCCCTCTCCTAGGAGGAGAGGGAGTTCTAACGTTTAAAGCCACAATTCAAAACTTAAAGAATTTGAGTTTTGTGAGTAGTTTTGAAAATAAAAAAAGGACCAGAGCAATCAACGTTATTTTGTTGATTGATAGTCCTTATCGCATGTTATAGATTTGGAATTTATGGATTTTTAATCCAAGCTATCCAAGCTATAACACCAAATGCCCACGAACCGATTATCAAACTCGTTTTCAGGGGGCTAACCGGAAAAAGAATTTGAACAAGATACGCAATTATTGCGATGATGCAGCCACATATTATTGCTCTTGTCAAGGTCATTTTCATGAGGCTCCTCCTACTGGTTGTATTTTGTGAATCAGATGTTTAACTAACTCAATCTGTAATTATACTCCAAAATAGATCAAAAGTCAATAGTTGAATCTTAGCTAGTGAATATTAGCCGAAATAAGGCAATATTTAGCAGTTAATATTTAATTGAAGATTTATGTCGTCTCGAGCAATCTGCCAGCTGGCTGAGAGTCGAGAGATCTAATTAGATCCTTCGACTGCGTAATTTCGCGGCGAAATTACTCCGCTCAGGATGACAATAAAGAAAAGTTATATGTCTAATGCAGGAAAAATTGTGCAAGTAATTGGGCCGGTGGTGGATGTTGAATTTGGAGAAAATCTTCCAAGGATTCACGATGCTTTGGAAATTGGTCTCAAAGATGGAAAGAAACTGGTTCTTGAGGTTCATCAGCATCTGGGCGGAAATAAAGTCCGCGCGGTGGCGATGGGTTCTACCGATGGATTGTCTCGAGGAATGGAAGTAGCAAGTACCGGTGACGCCATTAAAGTTCCAGTGGGAAAAGAAACTCTGGGAAGAATGTTTAATCTTTTGGGTGAAGCGATTGACGGGAAAGAAGAAGTGAAAACTGAAAAGAAATATCCGATTCATCGCCAAGCTCCGAAATTCAAAGATCAATCTACCAAGACGGAAATTTTCGAAACCGGAATAAAAGTTATTGACCTCATTTGTCCTTTCGTGAAAGGTGGAAAGGTCGGACTTTTTGGAGGAGCGGGAGTGGGAAAGACGGTGGTTATTCAAGAACTCATTCGAAACATTGCCCAGGAGCACGGAGGATATTCGGTTTTCGCCGGAGTCGGAGAAAGAACTCGTGAAGGAAATGATTTGTATCACGAAATGAAAGATTCAGGAGTTTTGGACAAGACTTGTCTGGTTTTCGGTCAGATGAATGAACCGCCCGGAGCTCGCCAGAGAATTGCGCTTTCCGCTTTGACTATGGCCGAATATTTCCGCGATGACGAAGGAAAAGATGTTTTGCTATTTGTCGATAATATATTTCGTTTCACGCAGGCAGGTTCCGAAGTATCAGCGCTTCTTGGACGAATTCCTTCCGCAGTAGGTTACCAGCCGACACTGGCTGAAGAAATGGGTGAACTTCAAGAAAGAATTACTTCCACTCAAAAAGGATCTATTACTTCCGTGCAAGCCGTTTATGTTCCGGCCGATGATCTTACGGATCCCGCTCCTGCGACGACTTTCGGACATCTGGATTCAACAGTTGTGTTATCGCGTCCTTTATCGGAGCTGGGAATTTATCCGGCGGTTGATCCTTTGGATTCCAGCTCAACGATTCTTGATCCGAATATTGTCGGAGAAGAACACTACCAAGTGGCTCGCGGAGTTCAGCAAGTACTTCAAAGATACAAAGATCTTCAAGATATTATTGCCATTTTGGGAATGGAAGAATTGGCCGATGAAGACAAAATTGCTGTTGCCAGAGCCCGAAAGATTCAGAAATTTTTGTCTCAACCTTTCTTTGTGGCGGAACAATTCACTGGAACACCGGGAAAATATGTGAAACTAGCCGATACTGTCAAAGCTTTCAAAGCAATTTTGGATGGGGAATATGATGGGGTGGCGGAACAAGAGTTCTATATGAAAGGGGATATTAGCGAGATTAAAAAATAGTTTTTTAACTCGCAATTTTCAATGATCAATGATCAATTTACAATAAATTTACAATGAAAAAATTTTCAAACATTAAATAATTGAAAATTGAAAATTCATTGAAAATTGTAAATTGAAAATTGTAAATTTATGCCAAAGATACATTTTAAAATAGTAACACCAGAGAAGACGGCTTTTGAGGATGAGGTTGATCAGGTGACGCTTCCGGTGACTGATGGGCAAATTACGATTTTGCCTAACCATACTTCGTATATCGCTTCGCTCAAAGCAGGAGAAATTTGTTTCAAAAAAGGAAACGAGGAAACGGTGTTGGCAACTTCCGGCGGTTTTGTTGAATTTGATAAAAATGAGCTAGTTTTTTTGGCTGACACAGCGGAACGAATCGAAGAGATTGACGTCGAGGAAGCGGAAAAAGCCAAATCCAGAGCGGAAGAACTTATGAAAACCAGAGAAACGATGGATGATCAGGAATATGCCAGAGTGGCAGCGGCAATCGAGCATGAATCAAACAGGATTAAGGTTGCCAGAAAGCATCGCACGAAAAGAGGTATTAGCTTAGAATAATTTTTTAGATGTCATTCCGAGCGAGCGATAGCGAGTCGAGGAATCTAATTAGATCTTCCGACTACGTTATTCGCGGCGAATAACTTCGCTCAAGATGACAATTATATTGTGAAAACATCATATAAGTATAAAAATATTCATTCTTGTGAGGCAGTCGTTCTTTGCTGCATCGATTTTCGTTTTTGGAAAGAGACTTTGGAATTTGCGGAAAAAGAATTAAATCTAACTAGTTTTGATTTTCCATCGCTTCCGGGAGCAGCCCAGGCCATCAATAAAGGAAATGATTTGGCGCTGGGATGCGTGAGTGTTCCTTGCGATTTGCATCACGTGAAAAAGATAGTTATTGTAAATCATCAGGATTGCGGAGCGTATGGCGGATCTTCTAAATTCAACGGCGACATTGAGGCTGAACAGAAATTTCACGAAGAAGAACTTCAAAAAGCGAAAGATAAAATTTTAGAAAAATATCCGGATAAGGAAGTAATTCTTGCTTATGCGAAGTTAATTGATGGCGGGGAAAATATAGAATTTATTGTTTTATAAGATAATTTAGAACAAATAGAGAGATGTTTTAAACACATACATTTGTCGGTTCTTAAACAATTAGAAACGAGGAGGGATTATAGCTTATGTCTACTATAATTGAAGAAATAGACACATCTGATTTTCGCTTGATGCTAAGCTCATCAATTTATGGTCAATGCTATAACTTCGCATTGGCTCTGCATCGTGGTCTTGGCTGGCCTCTTATTGGCCTAATTGTTGATCCCGTTATTATTCACGCAGGAGTACTATCTTCCGAGGGAAAAATATGGGATGGGCGAGGAGAAATTTCAGAAGCTGATTTTGTTGAGCCTTTCGTTGAGGGAGAAGCATATATCATTAAAGAAATTAAAGAAGAAGATCTCACCCATGAACCAAAGGTAAAAGAAACGACAATTGATTTTTTTCTGGAAAAAGCGCAGCTTGTTTGGCCTGAGCTGCCATGGAAGCAGGCTACTTTTATGGAAAAGGTAAAAACTTTTGCCGATGAGCTGGAGGCTCTAAGCCGCAAATATAAACTTTGGATAAGTGGTACTTTGCCCGTAGCGCCTCCTGCTATTTTTAAAGGATGCGATGATGAAACGGGTTATGCTGTTAAGCTGTCTGCTGACGGCAATGCCTTCTTTATTAATCGTATGTTAGAGTAATGGATTTATTCGCCGCATGGTTCGCCCAGCGGTTTTTTATTTCTGCAAAATATACTACAGTATTACAGTATACTGTAGTAAAATATATTAATTTTTGAATGCAAAAAAGCTTCCGAATGTCGGAAGCTTTTTGAAAATTTTATAATTTCTAGAAAAATTATTTCTTCGTTTTCTTGGCCGGCTTGCCCGCCTTAGCTTTAGCGTCGGTGGGTTTCTTTTCGGCTTCGGATTTTGTTGCTTTAGTTTTTTTGGCAGCTTCTTTCTTGGCTGCAGCTTTTTCAGCCATCTTCTTGAAGCGGTCAACTCGCCCAGTGGAGTCCAACATCTTCTTTTTCCCGGTATAAAAAGGATGGCACTGCGAACAAATTTCGACATTGATTTCCTTTTGAGTCGATCCGGTTTCAAGCTCAGCTCCGCAAAAACAGATTATTTTTGCGTCATCATGGTATTTTGGATGTATTCCCTTTTTCATAAATATCGAAGTTCATAAAGTTTGTAAAGTTCCTAAAGTTCTTAAAGTTTCAACCTCGTCTCCCTTGGAAATTTCATAAACTTTATAACCTTATAACTTTATAACCTTATAACTTTTTAGCTTTTTAACTCGATTAGTCTATCATATAAGGTCAGAATTGACAAGGGGCGCCTTTCTGATATACTGTAATACGTACCGCTAAGGCACGAAAATCCCTGTTAAATATTTCTGCTTCGCAGCGATTTAACAGAATAAACATACTTTTTTCCGGGCTCCTTCCTGTCCCGAATACTCGGGGTTTAGGGCCGTTAAAAGAAGAAAGTAGTTGTAATTATTAAGGTAAACAATACAATGGAAGAAAACAAGCCTATCCAGGCCGCAGAAGCAAAGGATAGTAAGAATGAATCCTCCAAAGAGGATTATTTTGCTAACCTGAATTATTCTGATCTGGGATTAAGCATGGAAACAATGATTAAAAAAGGTGTTCATTTTGGACATCAAAAGTCCCGAAGAAATCCAAAAATGGATGAATATATCTTCGGCACTCGGAAAGGAATTAATTTAATTGATCTTCAAAAAACTGAAGAAAAATTAAAAGAAGCTCTGGAGTTTATTAAAAAAGTAAAATCCGAGGGGAAAGAAATTCTTTTTGTCGGAACAAAAAAACAAATCAAAGAAATTGTTAAGGAAGCGGCGATTTTTTGCGAAATGCCTTTCGTAACGGAAAGATGGCTGGGAGGAACTTTCACAAACTTTAAGATTATCAGAGGAAGAGGAAAATATCTTAAGGATCTCAAGGAGACGATTGATAAGGGAGAAGCCAAAAAATATACTAAGTTTGAACAGATGAAGATGCAGGAGGAGCTTGATAAATTGGAGATTAAAATGGGAGGGATAAAAGACATGAAAGATCTTCCGGGAGCGATTTTTGTAACCGATATAAAGGAAAATGATTTGGCCATAAAAGAAGCCAGGAAATCGGGAGTTACAGTCATTGCGCTGGCTGATACCAATGTTGATCCGACGGTTGTCGATTATCCGATCCCGGCCAATGATGATGCAATATCATCTGTAAGGCTGATGCTGAGCTATATTTGCAAAGCGATAATCGAGAGCAAACAGGTTGTAAAAGAAGAAACACCAGCAAAATAATTATAAATTTTAAATTATAAATTTTAATTCAATTTTAAGTTTACAAATGACTAAATTTTAAGATTTTTCATTTGACGTTTCATTTAAAATTTAAAATTAAGAATTTAAAATTTTCAATAGTATGCTTAAAAAAATAAAAACAATCAGGGAAAAAACCGGAGCAGGAATGGTTGATATTAAAAAAGCGCTTGTAGCGGCCAATGGAGATGAAGAAAAAGCTATTGAACTCTTGAGGAAGAGCGGGCAAGCCAAGGCTGTGAAAAAATCCGAAAGAACGGCCAAAGAAGGAATCGTAGCTTCATATATTCATTCTAATAATAGAATCGGGGTAATGATTAAGCTTTTTTGCGAGACTGATTTTGTAGCCAGAAATTCCGACTTTCAGGAACTCGCCAAAGATATCTGTATGCATATTGCAGGAATGAATCCAAAATTTTTGAAGCCGGAAGATGTTTCTTTGAAACTTGTAGATAAAGAAAAAGAAATTTGGACCGAGCAGCTCAAGAACGAAGGGAAACTGGAAACGATGCTGGAAAAAATAATGGCCGGAAAAGAAAAAAAATTCAGGGAGGAATCGGCGCTTCTGACGCAGTCTTTTGTTAAAAATTCCGATATTACTGTCGGAGAGCTCATCGCTGAAAAAATTGGAATAATCGGAGAAAATATTCAAGTAGGAGAATTTGTGAGATACGAATTGTAAGTGTTCAAGGCGTTCTAAGCGTTAAAGGCGTTGAAGTTGCTGAAATTTTAACGAATTAAACGAGCAAAACGATAGAACGATCAGAACGATTAGAAAATGGCAAAATATTTAGTCAGTTTATATAGTTGGGAAAATCCACGATTGTGTTTTGGGGATGTTGATCTGGCTAAAGGCGATAAAGTAATTATAGAAGGTGAATTTGGCAATGATCTTGGAAATGTTTTAGAAATCGGAGTTGAAACTAAAAATGACAAAGGACAGCCTATTGTCAGGGTTGCAACTCCTCGGGATATTGAAGCTTTTAAAAAAAATGAAGAAAAGAAAGAAGAGCTGCTAAAGGTTTGCAAAAGTGAAATAAAAAGACTGGAGCTTAAGATGAAACTTATTGATGCTCGAATCGGCTTGGATGGAAGCAATGTGGTTATTATTTTTACAGCAGACGAAAGGGTTGATTTCAGGGAATTAGTCAAAACTTTAGCGAAAATTTTCCATAGGAGCGTTCGAATGCTTCAAATCGGATCTCGGGATGAAGCAAGGAGATTGGGAGGATGCGGGATTTGCGGGAGAGAGCTTTGCTGTGTTAAATTTCCTGGAGATATTCCCAGCATTTCCACTGAAATGGCGAGAGTCCAACAGGTGGCTAGCAGGGGTTCAGATAGAATTTCTGGCGTATGCGGAAGGCTGATGTGCTGTCTTTCGTATGAAGCGAAGCAATATCAAGAAATACTTTCTGGAATGCCGGAAATTGGAAGTGTCGCAAGAATCAAAGAAGGAAAAGGGCAAGTTTTGGAGCTGGATGTTGTTAAGCAGGAAGTTAAGCTTAGAATGGAAGGTGGAAAAATAAAAATAGTTAAAAAAGAAGAAATTAAGTAAAACCCTATTGAATGCACCAAGGGTGTTCTACCGAGGCAGGATTTAACAGGGTGAAAATAATTAATAGAAATGTTAAGCTACATTATTCCACCAATTGTTATCGTGTTGAGCCTAGCTGCTCTGATATTTTTTCTTTTCAGGAAAAGCGCTAAAATCGCGGAAGAATTAATCCTAAAGGAGAAAAGAAATGAAATCGGAGGCGCTCAGATTGAAAAACAAAAACTTTTTCGTTTTACCCAGTTTATTCTCAAGATTTCCGAAAAAATAATGCAACGTTTCAAATTATTTTCACTCAGATTCTACAACAAGACTGACAATTGGTTTCACTCAATAAAAGAAAAAAGAGAGAATAGGATTAGCAATACGCCAAGGCCGGAAAAAGAAGAAATGAAAATTGGAGTTGATAATATCTCGGTGAGAAGAGATGCTACTAGAATAGAGGAAACGGAAATTGAAATTGAGCCGATGATAAGCAAGGAAGCTGTTCATCCGGATTCGAGAATTCAAGTAAGAAATGAATTTGAAAAAGCGCTTATTGAGAGGATTGCTTTCAATCCGAAGGATATTGAAGCCTATGAACGTCTCGGAGATTATTATATTGAAATTGGAAATTTTAACGATTCTCTGGCTTGTTTTGAAGAAGTTTTAAAATTAAGTCCGGGAAGCAGGAGAGCCAAGATAAAAACAAAAAGACTTCAAAAGATTGTTTTTGGCGGCTTGTCGAGATAGATTCTTTAAAATAAAATGCCGTTGTAATTCAGCTGGTTATTGCTGGATAATGCCGTTGTAGCTCAGCTGGTAGAGCAACTCCATGGTAAGGAGTAGGTCTCCGGTTCAAATCCGGACAACGGCTCAGAGGTTTCAAATTGGGCAGGTGGCGGAGTGGTCAATCGCAGCTGACTGTAAATCAGCCGACTTCGGTCTACGGGGGTTCAAATCCCTCCCTGCCCACATTTTATCAATAAGCCGCCTTAGCTCAGTTGGTAGAGCAATTGCTTTGTAAGCAAAAGGTCGTCAGTTCAAGTCTGACAGGCGGCTCAGTGAATAATTAATAGAATGGTTTTTATAGTTTCGATAGTTTTTCAGAAAGCTAATGAAACTAAAAGCTAAAATATAATATATGGCACGAGAAAATATTGCGAAAATGAAATGCAGCGAATGCAAAAACATTACTCATTTTACAACGAGAAACAAGAAGAAGCTCAAAGAGAAACTGGAGCTTAAAAAATATTGCAAATTTTGCAGAAAAAATACTTTGCATAAGGAAGTAAAATAGATTGAAAATTTCTAATTTCTAATTGACCTAATTTCTAATCAATTACTAATGTCTGAATGTCTAATGTCCAATTTTGGTTATTTATTCATTCGATAATTGGGATTTGTTTAGAAATTAGAAATTCGGATTTAGAAATTCCGATCTGCGGGTGTCGTATAGTGGCAGTACAGGGGTCTCCAAAACCTCCAGCGGGAGTTCGATTCTCTCCACCCGTGCAAAATCTAACTAAATCGAGGCTTTCAGAAGCCTCTTTTTAGGTTCTAACTTTTTGTGATAATATGAATATATGACCGTTTGGGACAAAATATACAAAAGTTATAAAAAAGACGGAAAACCTTGGGGAAGTCTGAAGGATGATTTGCTTCCTGAGTTTTTAGAATTTGTGAAAAATACCAATTTTATTTCTAGAAATGCATTAGATATTGGCTGTGGAGATGGTCGCTATTTAGATTATTTACAAAAGCTAGGGTTTAAAATAACTGGCATTGATTCTAGTAAAACTGCCATCGAAATGAGCAGGAAAGTTTTAGGATCGAAGGCTAATCTAATATATGCAGAAATGTTTGGTTATGATTATTTATCCAACGAATATGATCTGGTGTTTTCTCTTTCTTCCATTCATCACGGTTTTAAAAAAGATATCAGCAAATTAATTGATAAAATTTACAGTTCACTTCTGCCTGGCGGTTTTGCTTTTATTACTTTGCCCGACATTAGTGACATTGAAAGCTGGGACACATTTAAAAATAATAAAAAATTGGAGGAAGGAACTTTCTCTCCTCTGTCAGGGCCGGAAACGGGTTTAGCTCATAGCTTTTTCAACAGAAAAGAAATTGAAAATATGTTTTCTGAATTTAGCAGCTTGAAGTTGGATTTAAACGATAGAGTGAATTGGGTGGTTATTGTTAAGAAGTAAGTTTATCTTGGCAAATGAAATCCAAAAGTAGAGGCTTCTATAGAGGCCTCTATTTTTTATAACAACAATATTGACAAATAGCGCATTGCTTGCTATTTTTTATTGTAAAAAGAAACA
It encodes the following:
- the atpC gene encoding ATP synthase F1 subunit epsilon produces the protein MPKIHFKIVTPEKTAFEDEVDQVTLPVTDGQITILPNHTSYIASLKAGEICFKKGNEETVLATSGGFVEFDKNELVFLADTAERIEEIDVEEAEKAKSRAEELMKTRETMDDQEYARVAAAIEHESNRIKVARKHRTKRGISLE
- the rpmG gene encoding 50S ribosomal protein L33, yielding MARENIAKMKCSECKNITHFTTRNKKKLKEKLELKKYCKFCRKNTLHKEVK
- a CDS encoding class I SAM-dependent methyltransferase, with the protein product MTVWDKIYKSYKKDGKPWGSLKDDLLPEFLEFVKNTNFISRNALDIGCGDGRYLDYLQKLGFKITGIDSSKTAIEMSRKVLGSKANLIYAEMFGYDYLSNEYDLVFSLSSIHHGFKKDISKLIDKIYSSLLPGGFAFITLPDISDIESWDTFKNNKKLEEGTFSPLSGPETGLAHSFFNRKEIENMFSEFSSLKLDLNDRVNWVVIVKK
- a CDS encoding translation elongation factor Ts, translated to MLKKIKTIREKTGAGMVDIKKALVAANGDEEKAIELLRKSGQAKAVKKSERTAKEGIVASYIHSNNRIGVMIKLFCETDFVARNSDFQELAKDICMHIAGMNPKFLKPEDVSLKLVDKEKEIWTEQLKNEGKLETMLEKIMAGKEKKFREESALLTQSFVKNSDITVGELIAEKIGIIGENIQVGEFVRYEL
- the rpsB gene encoding 30S ribosomal protein S2, with translation MEENKPIQAAEAKDSKNESSKEDYFANLNYSDLGLSMETMIKKGVHFGHQKSRRNPKMDEYIFGTRKGINLIDLQKTEEKLKEALEFIKKVKSEGKEILFVGTKKQIKEIVKEAAIFCEMPFVTERWLGGTFTNFKIIRGRGKYLKDLKETIDKGEAKKYTKFEQMKMQEELDKLEIKMGGIKDMKDLPGAIFVTDIKENDLAIKEARKSGVTVIALADTNVDPTVVDYPIPANDDAISSVRLMLSYICKAIIESKQVVKEETPAK
- a CDS encoding carbonic anhydrase; its protein translation is MKTSYKYKNIHSCEAVVLCCIDFRFWKETLEFAEKELNLTSFDFPSLPGAAQAINKGNDLALGCVSVPCDLHHVKKIVIVNHQDCGAYGGSSKFNGDIEAEQKFHEEELQKAKDKILEKYPDKEVILAYAKLIDGGENIEFIVL
- the ricT gene encoding regulatory iron-sulfur-containing complex subunit RicT codes for the protein MAKYLVSLYSWENPRLCFGDVDLAKGDKVIIEGEFGNDLGNVLEIGVETKNDKGQPIVRVATPRDIEAFKKNEEKKEELLKVCKSEIKRLELKMKLIDARIGLDGSNVVIIFTADERVDFRELVKTLAKIFHRSVRMLQIGSRDEARRLGGCGICGRELCCVKFPGDIPSISTEMARVQQVASRGSDRISGVCGRLMCCLSYEAKQYQEILSGMPEIGSVARIKEGKGQVLELDVVKQEVKLRMEGGKIKIVKKEEIK
- a CDS encoding tetratricopeptide repeat protein: MLSYIIPPIVIVLSLAALIFFLFRKSAKIAEELILKEKRNEIGGAQIEKQKLFRFTQFILKISEKIMQRFKLFSLRFYNKTDNWFHSIKEKRENRISNTPRPEKEEMKIGVDNISVRRDATRIEETEIEIEPMISKEAVHPDSRIQVRNEFEKALIERIAFNPKDIEAYERLGDYYIEIGNFNDSLACFEEVLKLSPGSRRAKIKTKRLQKIVFGGLSR
- the atpD gene encoding F0F1 ATP synthase subunit beta — protein: MTIKKSYMSNAGKIVQVIGPVVDVEFGENLPRIHDALEIGLKDGKKLVLEVHQHLGGNKVRAVAMGSTDGLSRGMEVASTGDAIKVPVGKETLGRMFNLLGEAIDGKEEVKTEKKYPIHRQAPKFKDQSTKTEIFETGIKVIDLICPFVKGGKVGLFGGAGVGKTVVIQELIRNIAQEHGGYSVFAGVGERTREGNDLYHEMKDSGVLDKTCLVFGQMNEPPGARQRIALSALTMAEYFRDDEGKDVLLFVDNIFRFTQAGSEVSALLGRIPSAVGYQPTLAEEMGELQERITSTQKGSITSVQAVYVPADDLTDPAPATTFGHLDSTVVLSRPLSELGIYPAVDPLDSSSTILDPNIVGEEHYQVARGVQQVLQRYKDLQDIIAILGMEELADEDKIAVARARKIQKFLSQPFFVAEQFTGTPGKYVKLADTVKAFKAILDGEYDGVAEQEFYMKGDISEIKK